The genomic window GTATTGACTAGCTGTATGTTTACCTGTTGAATTTGCATATAATCACCTAATTGTTTTTACTTTTTGTTTCCATCCCTTATTATAGAGGAAAGACTATATGATTGAAAAGGCGGGGATACAATGAAGAAATTTGACTTTGATCAAATTATTAATCGGGAAAACACCTCCTCTGTTAAATGGGGATTAACAAAGGAAGTGTTTGGAACGAACGATGTATTGCCAATGTGGGTAGCTGATATGGACTTCGAGCCCCCTTCAGAAGTGAAAAATGCTCTTCTGGATCGAGTTCAACATGGCGTTTTCGGCTATACATATCCTTCATCCTCTACTGCTGATAGCATTAAGCAATGGCTTCAGAATAGACACAGCTGGAAAGTTGAGAGTGACTGGATTCAATATAATTTGGGAGTCGTTCCTTCAATTGCTGCCGCAATTGAGGCCTATACTGCCCCTGGAGATAAGGTGATGCTCCAATCACCTGTTTATGCTCCTTTTTTCGAAATGGTTAAGAAAAATAATCGGGAAGTAGTAAATTCTCCATTAAAATTAGTAGATAATCGATTTGAGATCGATTTTACTGATTTTGAAAATCGATTAAAAGAGGGAGTTAAATTATTCCTTTTATGTAATCCGCATAATCCTGGAGGCAGAGTATGGACAAAAGAAGAATTACAAAAAATCGGTGAGCTATGCTATCAATATAATTGTCTTATTCTTTCCGATGAAATTCATTCTGACCTTGTTTTTAAAACAAATAAGCATATTCCAATAGCTTCATTGAATAACAAATTCAATGAGATTACGATTACTTGCATTGCGCCAACAAAAACATTTAACCTAGCAGGACTGCAGGCTTCCGCTGTTATCATATCCAACAAAGAGCTTCGGAATGATTTCCAAAAAGTTTTACAGCGTCAAGGCTTCTATTCATTGCCAACCTTTGGAGCGATCGGAATGGAAGCTGCTTATCAGCACGGGGATAGCTGGTTGAATGAGCTTCTTGAATACTTACATGAAAATATTGCAACAGCAAAAAGCTTTATCGAAAAACACTTGCCTTCAATCAAAGTCATGGAACCTGAAGGCACCTATTTATTATGGTTAAATTGCCGTGAGCTAGATTTAGGCGATGAAGAAATTAGAGAACGGTTATTATATAAAGGAAAGCTGGCGTTAGAACCAGGGAAAAAATACGGTCCTGGCGGCGAAGGCTTTGTTCGCATGAATATCGCCTGTCCGCGTGAAATGCTGTTAGATGGTTTGGAGAGATTGAAAAAGGCATTTGATTAATAAGTGGATAACGCTGTGGATAGTGCTCAATTTCTGTTCCCCAAATAATACTTTGTGGATAACCTTTTTGAGGTGAAATCAGCAATAAGCCTTGATATAACACTTTTTGTCTTAGTTTAATAAGTAAACAATTATTGGCGAGTTCGCTCCCTTACAAAGAAGCGAACTCGCCAATCAGACATAGACAACAAGCATGATCTTTCCCTGTTATTGATTCTGTTTAATAAAAATATTATTTAATTATTACTTGGGAATGCAAATGATAGACTTTTATCTTCACTTGTTGAAAGCCAGCGTTCAGAAATCATCTTTGATTTTGTATAAAATTTTGCTTGATCTGGACCAAACATTTGGCCATCACCAAATCTTGAGCCCTTAAAACCAGCAAAGTTATGATAACCAACCGGAATTGGAATCGGAACGTTTACACCGACCATTCCTACATCAATTTCAGTTGTGAATTTTCTGGCTGCCAGTCCATTGTTTGTAAAAATCGTTACGCCATTTCCTAATTCATGCTGATTGATTAATTTAATCGCTTCCTCTAAGGTGTCTACACGTACAATATTTCGAACGGGCCCGAAGACTTCTTCATCGTAAATTTCCATGCCCGGTTTTACATGATCAAGCAAAGTTGGTGCCAGGAAGAAGCCTTTGCTATTTCTTGTAACGGCTTTATCGCGTCCGTCACAAATGATTTTTGCTCCTTCTTCTTCACTGCGGTCAATGGCTTTCAAAATATTTTCTTTTGCTTGCGGAGATATTACTGGGCCGTAATCTACATTCTCTGTATAAGCCCCCACTTTTAAGCTATCAATCTTTTCTTTTAAAATTTCTACTAACCGATCTGCCGTTTCTTGTCCTACTGGCATTAATGTAGAAATGGCCATACAACGTTGGGATGCTGCCCCATACCCTGCACTGATGAAAGCATTCGCTACTTGTTCTAAATCTGCATCTGGCATGACTACCATATTATTTTTGCCTCCGCCTAATGCAACGACACGTTTTCCATATTTAGCGCTTGTTTCGTAAATATAATGTGCTACAGGTGTGGAGCCAACAAATGAAACTGCCTGTACTGCTGGATTTTCAAGGAGTTCATTAACCGCCTCTTTATCTCCATTGATGACTGTCCAAATACCATCCGGAAGCCCCGCTTCTTTCCATAATTCACTCATAAATAAGGCTGTCATAGGCACTCGCTCGGAAGCTTTTAAAATAACAGCATTTCCAACTGCTACCGCCATGCATGTCTGGGCTAGCGGCACCATGATTGGAAAGTTGAATGGAGAGATTGCTGTAACTACACCTAGCGGATATTTAGCGGAATAAGCATTGATTTGACCGCCTACATTTACAGAATATTCGCCTTTCATTAAATGAGGAGCATTTATAGCTAAATCGACAGATTCGATCCCGCGGGTGATTTCACCAATTGCGTCTTCTTCTGTTTTTCCGCTTTCCGTACAGATTAATTCAACTAATTTATCTTTATTTTCCGTTAGCAAGTGCCGGAATTTCATTACAACTTCTGCGCGTTTAGCTACTGAGATATCACGCCATGCAGGAAAAGCGGCCTCTGCTTTTTCAATTGCATCTTTCACTTCCTCTTTGGAAGCTAATGGCACTTTGGCAATGACCTCTCCTGTTGCAGGATTGAACACTTCTGAAAAACGGCCGCTTTTACCAGCAATCATTTTTCCCTCAATAAAATGTGTAAGTTCTTTCACTTCTGTAATGTTTGTCATCTTCGTATTCTCCTTTCAATAATTAAGCAGCAAGTTTTATATAAAGAACATGACTTCATCCGCGCGTTTCTACTTTTTGGGATGAGCACTTATAAAGTTTCAATGGCTTGCACTAATCTTTCAAGAATGAAATCCTTTTCTTCCAAGGTAATGTTTAATGGTGGGGAAAGTGCTAATATATTGTTATAACCCGCAACTGTTACACCGTTTTTCCCAATAATCAGCCCTTGTTCTTTACATTTTGCGATTACTTGATTGACTTTCTCTACAGCTAAAGGATTCTTCGTGCTCCGATCCTCTACTAGCTCGATTCCTATAAGCAATCCTTTTCCTCGAATATCTCCAACATAAGGGCAGTGTGATATTTTATCTTTTAATTCAGTAACTAAAATCTCACCCATGATTGAAGATTGTTCAAATAAATTTTCACGGTCCATAATTTCCAGGTTTTTCAATGCAACTGCACATGCCGCAGGAGAACCCCCAAATGTATTAACATGGCGGAAAAAGTCATAGTTTCCACTTTTAGTGAACTCTTCATAAATTTCTCTCTTTACAGCTGTTGCAGAAAGTGGCATATAAGCGCTCGTAAGCCCCTTTGCCATCGTAATAATGTCAGGCTGTACTCCATAATGCTGGTGTCCGAAGGCTTTTCCTGTACGTCCGAAGCCGCAGATTACTTCATCAACTATTAATAAGGCGCCGTGCTTCTCACAAACTTCTTTTACACCTTTTAAATAATCATCAGGAGGCATAATGACTCCTCCGCCTGTAATAATCGGTTCCAAAATCATTGCAGCTATTGTTTCGGAGTGTTCCCATGTCATGACTTCGTCAACTGCCTTAACAGATGGCAAATCGGCGGCATTCTTATATCCATCCTCATTGTAACGGTACTGATCCGGCGCTTTAACATGAATAAATCCAGGCGATAATGGTTCGTATTTGTATTTCCGTTCTGCTTGTCCTGTTGCCGCGAGTGCGCCCATAGAGTTACCGTGATATGCGCGATAACGCGAAACAATTTTATAGCGAGTTCCTTGCCCTTTTTGCTGGAAATATTGGCGAGCAATTTTAAATGCTGTTTCATTAGCCTCTGAGCCGCTGTTTGAGAAAAACACGACATAATCTCCGCCTAATAATTCACTGATTTTTTCGGCAAGTAAGATCGCCGAAGGATGACTAACACTTAAGGGAGTATAATTGTTCTCTAGAAGTTGGTCATATGCGGCTTTTGCAATTTCTTCTCTTCCATAACCAACGTTTACACACCATAATCCTGACATGGCATCTAAATAACGATTCCCTTCAATGTCCGTTAGCCAAGCTCCTTTCGCTTTTTCAATAATGGTCGTAGCTTGTGGGTTATATGGCTTCATTGCATTCCAAAGATATTTCTCATCTTTTGTGACTAAACTTTCAGTAATATGAACATTCCCCATTTGAGTCACTCCTTTAGATATTTGTTAATTCTGCCTTAATTGTGACGTTTAATAGCATGATTATCATCAGACACAATGTAAAATGTTTACTAAATACCATTTCACATATTGACACTTTTTGATGAAAGCTCCGGATCAGAGCTCCTTTAAAAGAAACGAATTTAGCGAAATAAAAGGAATGAACATCTAATAAAGAATCAAACCGCAAGCAATAATCACTGAAGATTCAAAACCTTTGATTTAAAATCCTGCTACTTGAGACTTTCCAAGTCTGTAGTCTGGAAGTTAGATTGAGTTGCAAGCAGCATTAATTCAACAGCAAGGCGCTTAGGTGGAAGCATATAATCACTTCCTATTAAACTTTCAATTTTGGATAAGCGATGATATAAAGTTTGGCGGACAATAAATAGCTTCTTTGCAGTCTCGTTTTTCAGACAATTACATTGCAGATAAACTTGTAATGTTACAATTAGTTGTCCATTATTTTTTGCATCGTAATCATAGAGGGGCTTTAAATAATTTTTAGCTAAATCCATAATTGCTTTGTTTTTTTGAATTTGAAGAACTAATTGATGTATGTAAAGATCTTCATAAAAATAAGATAGCTGAAGAGCGTTTTTGCGGATTAATAAAGTATCACGTGCAGTTTCACAGCTTTGATGGACTAATTTATAATCATTCATAATCTGCCCAACGGCAGTAGTGACCGATAGATTTATATAATTATTATTCTTTCTAAAGTTTCTGATTTTCTCAATGCAGTCTATAATACGCTGTTTTGTATCATGTCCATATATATCTGCAATAACATAAATCAGCCTTTGATTTTCTTCTAATAAAAATAAAACGAACCCTTTATTTTCAAAAATGTTGCGGGAGTATAATTTATAATAATTTAAATCATATTCTTTTTTTGTATTCATTATTTGATCGATTAATACAAAGTAAGAGCAATTTAATAAATTATGAAAACCCTGTTCCTGTAAGAAGTTAGTAATCACAGAATCTTCAACTGTTCCATCTAACCAAGACTCCAGTAATAGACGGGAGTGAATGTTTTGTTTCTCTTCTATATATAGACTGCGCAGCAAATATTGCGATAACGCAGTAACAGTTCGATCCAGTATTAATAATTCAAACTCATTTATTGTTCGATTATTCGTGAAAATACAAACTTCTCCATAGCTTTCCTCTAATATATTTACTTCACATTTGGCAAATTGACTTCCTTCCCCTTTCTGTTCATATTTGTCCCTTAAGTTCTTATATACTTCATGTTTTTCATTTGGAATAAATAATGGCTGCTGCCCATTAATAATAAATGCGACGTTAATGTTTAAATATTTGTAAAGCTTCATTAAGATATGTTCATAATGTGTAATTTTCAATGTTAATTTGTTTATTTCTTGTGAATAATTTTCAAGCCGTTTGATCATTTCATACTGTTGATTTATTAACATACTATGTATTTCTTGTGTTATTTCAATAAATGGAACTATTTCATTAAACACAATAATCGGTAAATTATGTCGATTAGCCAACTCAATTACATTCTTTGGAACAGATTGAATATGTTCAACAAGTTCAATACATAAGGCAGCTGCTTCTTTTGTGATGAGCTGTTTTACAAATTTAAATAGATTCTCTTCCGATATTAGTTGTATTCCCGTTGTTAATATTAATTCATTTCCCTTAATTAATGTCCCTATCTCTTTCGTTTCTAGTATATGAACCCACTTAATAGTATTCAACATCCCGCCATGACCAGCTACCACTTTGACATTTTGGAAATGGTTTCTATCAAATAAATCTTGAACGGTAAGCGAATAAGACATATTTTCCCCTCCCCGGAGTTTATCATGTTTTATACAGAGAATATAACATAATGTAAAACGTCAAAGGGAACTTCTTTACTTTATATTATATAAGGCTGTTAAAAAGCAATGTAATATTTTTATAGATTTATTTATGTCAGGGAGGATGAGTAAATGCCTCCGATCCTATATTAATAAACAGCTTTTTTAAAACTGCAAACATTAACGCACCTTAATTGCCAATACCCCAATTAGTTCAATTGAAGAGCCGCTACATAAATTTGATGCCACTTTTAAAAAGACTAAAGACGGACAATTTCTTTATATTTAAATGTGCGAATTATCCATTCTTAGCTTTTGAAAAAGACCTTTCCCATTATCCGGAAAGGTCTTATTTATTCTATTTTTTCTTATCCTTAGAAATAGACCCACACGCAATCCGATCACCGGAATCACCTGCCGGCTGTGTCATTCCGTCATCCTTGCCATCATGAATCACAATAGAGGTTCCGTCTTTCGTTAATAATGATTGTTTCCCTTCCTTAAGTGAAACTTGTGGAGCCATAATCTCATCCTTTACCTTTCCATCCTCCCCTACAATAAGGTTGGGAAGGTCACCAGCATGGGCCCCTTTAGGGTGAAGCAGACCGTGCTCCTTTTCTTCAGGATTAAAATGATTTCCCGCGGACTTGAAATCCGGGGGTTCACATTTCGAGTTTTCATGAATATGCATAGCATGCTCACCTGGAGGCAAGCCCTCCAAATTCAAAGTTAGTTTGACCCCTTTTGCCTGCTCCTCCAAGTTGATCGTTCCCAAAGAGTCTCCAACAGCATTAAACATTTCAACATCCAAATTTCTGATATTTTCTTCTCCACACCCTGTTAAAATAAAAAATGGGAGTAATAACCAAGCTTTTTTCATGTTAAATAAACTCCTATCAAACAAATTCTTCCACTAGTATCACCATATACGCCCTTTGATAAACAAATAAACGGCAGGTCAATCCATTTCAAATTTAATCGAAAAAAATAACCAAATCATAGTCGATTTGGTTATTCCCTACTTTTATTAAATTTTCTCGTCAGTGCTATTCACTTGGTTCATAATTCGATCCTCAAGTTCCTTCGCCTTGACCGCTTCACGTTTTGAAATCCGTAAAATGAATCGAAAGGTTAAAACGCATAAGATAAAGAAAATCGTAAAGCTGATGGCAGCAGGAAAATATTCTGATTTATCTTGAGGGAAATATAGAAACGTGGACATAACATACCATTGCAACATATCAACTATCCTTTCTGCAAAAATGCAGTGGTTCAATAATTAATTATAACAACATTAACGGCATGTTCCAACATTTTTGCCATAGGAAGGAATCTCCTTATTTTTAACAAGCTTCTCACTTTCAGGAAAAATCCCCCCCCAATTACATAATTGACTCAAGCATTCACCCGAAATGTCCATAATAGCTTCGATGACGGACATTTTGACTCAAGAATACAACTGAAATGTCCGTTATAGCCTCGATGACGGACATTTTGGCTCAAGAATACACCTGAATTGTCCGTCATAACCTGAAGGACGGACATTTATCTATATCTTTTTACTTTGTTTTTCCAATGAGGTGAGCCATAATGAATATACTAAGATCTATTAGGAAAGGAGAATTTTGTATGGGAGATTTAACCGTTGGTGATAAAGTAACAGCAATTTATAAAACTGGAAAATATATTGGAGAAATTACAGACATTCGGCCGCAGCACTTTCTTGTTCGAGTTCTAGCAGTGGCTAAACACCCGATGCAGGGTGATTTACATAATCCTAAAGATGCAAATGTTCAAATGTTTCATGAACGCCGTGCTTTAGCGTATCGGGAACAAACAAATGTTCCTAAACAAATGGTTAAACCTTTTGACGGCGAAGTCCCTGAATTTACAGCTTCTTTAAGAGAAGCATTAGATAAAATGAAACAGGACCTTCTAGAAGATGCCTCCCCTTGGGCAGAGCGCAGCTTAAGCAATATTGAAGCGCTAGAGAAGGATTATTTTAAATAAAAAACAAAAGCCAAATCGTTTCATATGCGATTTGGCTTTTTTATGCAAATTTATTTAATAGCTTGGAAAAATCTACCCGGTCCCCGATCGTAGTCGGTTCAGGCTTTCCAAGGTATTTCTTATCTTTTTCTACTAATCTGAAAATATTATAAGTAGTCATGGCATCATCGAGAGCACGATGATGTTTTCCGGTGCCTTCCTTGCCATATTCCTGGACGGCCTTCCATAATCCTGTTTGATTCTGATCACCAAAAAAACGTTTGTATTCCATTGATAAATCCACTTCCTTCCCTTTAAAAGGAAAAGGAATGCCAACCTGTTGACAATTATTTCGAAGAACCCTCATATCCATATTCCCCCATGTAATGATAGGACATGGCTGGTTTCCACTCATTTCCTTCATCTTTTTGACCAGTTCTATAAAGGAAATCCCTTGATCTACCTGCTCTTGTGAAATATGAAGGAATGATTTACACCGTTCTGATAACTTTGGAAAGCGAACTGGAGAAACGAAGGAAGAAAATTGATCAAGAATTTGGTCATTGGTTACTGAAACAATTCCGGCTTCAATAATTTCTGGATAGAAGCCTTTGTATCTGCCATTCTTTTCAGGCATGGTAAATTCAAAGTCAATAAATAAATAACGACACTCTTCCCCCATGTTTACACCTTCTTTCTTAAGAAATGCGGAAGCGCCTTGATCAGCCCCGACAAGCATAAGACAAGCCGGCTGGAAGGTTGTTCTTTAACCTTCTTGACGGATTGGCTTATGACCTCGAGGGGCTAGGCGCTGGAGCTAGACAGTTCTCTAACTCGAGATAACTTTTTACCTTCCTAATTGAAATAAACGCACGTCATTTCCACTATTATACCATGGAATTTTTTAATTTTTCTGGGTAATTTCATTTTTAAAGAATTTTTATTTGTGTGATTCTGCTGTAGAATAGAGTTGAAAATCGGTAAGTGCTTTAGGAGGGAGATGGGCATTGCGTACATTAACCGGATATTTGATCATAGCTGCCTTGGTTCCTTGCTTCCTTTTGCTTATTTTTGCATCTGGTTCTGAAATAACCAAGGTAAAAAGCTTTCACCACGTATTAGAAGAAAAAATCAATATTAAGGAGATATCCTTGTCGCAAGCCTCCTATATGAAAGCACAGAACGGCACCATTATTTCGGAAATTCATCGACCGTATAACCGAATAAACCTGGAATTTACGGAGATTCCTCCCTTCCTAATTCAATTATTTATCGTTTCTGAGGATCAGCATTTTTACGATCATGTTGGCTTTGATTTAACATCCATTGGACGTGCCTTGGCGATTAATATGAAGTCAAATGAGATTGAACAAGGGGCAAGCACCATTACGCAGCAACTGGCAAGAAACCTTTTTCTTAACAATGAAAAATCCTATAACCGCAAACTTAGCGAGCTTCTTTACTCTTATGAGATTGAACGGAAATATACAAAGGAAGAAATTCTAAAGCTATATATAAATGCCATCTATTTTCAAAATGGAGCCTATGGCATTGAAGCTGCCTCCGAGCTTTATTTTCAAAAAAAGACGAAGGAGCTTTCGAAAGCAGAGCTTGCATTTTTGGCTGCAATCCCAAATAATCCTTCTCTTTATAATCCGGTAAATAACTTTGAGCAGACGAAAGAGAGACAGGAAAGATTAATCGATCAACTCAGCAATCACCAAGTGATCACAGCACAGGAAGGGGAGAAAATCAAAAGTGAACCTATACTATTAAGTATGAAGGAACGAACTGATTTATTTCCTGACTACGTTACATATGCAGAGGCCGAGCTAAAGGAATTGATCGGGCTGCAGGAAGGATTTACGAGTAAATTATTATCAGCTAAAACGGAGAAAGAGAAAAATGAACTGGATATAAAGCTCGATAAACGGCTGGAGGAAGTTGTAGCATCAGGCATTATTATTGAGACAGCCCTGGATACAGCTATCCAAAATCGCGCAAAAAATGCGGTCACTCGAAACTTGCCCTACCCTGAAATCCAGGGGGCTGCAGCAGTCATAGATCATGAAACCCATCAGCTTGTTGCACTTGTAGGGGGAAAGGAATACAAGAAACATGATTTTAATAGAGGATTTCAAGCCTACCGGCAGCCAGGCTCTGCGATCAAGCCACTCCTTGTCTATGCACCTTATTTCGAAAGAACGCATGCATCATTAGGGAAAAAAATTAATGCAAATTCCTTTTGTAAAAATGGTTATTGCCCGCAAAATTATGGAGGCGGCCAATATGGCACCGTCACGTTAGAACAGGCATTTATACACTCTTATAATACTCCTGCTGTTAGAATCTTAGATACTATCGGAATTTCAAATGGATTTAAAGACCTAGCAAACTTTCATTTCCGCATGGTGTCTAAATCCGATTATACTCTAGCTGCAGCAATTGGGGGATTTTCATACGGGATGACTCCACTTGAGCTTACGTCAGCTTATACAGTGTTTGCCAATGACGGTCAGTATCAGTCTGCAAGAGCCATTAAAAAGGTAACGAATACGAATGGCGAGCTTCTCTATAGCTGGAGTGATCCAAAGATTCAGGTGTGGAACAAGGATACGACTGACAAGGTGAGACAGCTACTGAGAAAAACGGTTCAAAACGGGACGGCACGAAAAGCCTATTTATCTACCGGATATTCAGGTGGAAAAACAGGAACAACAAATGATTATAAAGATTATTGGTTTATCGGATTAACTGATCAATACACTGCTGGCGTATGGGTTGGAAAGGATATGCCCGAAAATATTGCTTATCTGGAATCAGCTGCCCCTCAGCAGCATATTTGGAAGGAAATAATGTCAGAACACTGAAGAGGCCTCCTTTCTCATGAATGGGGCCCTTCTCTTTTATATTGGTAAGCTTGCGATAAGGCTGTTATACACCTTAACAATAAGGTAGATAACACCAGAAATAAAACTAGACCAGAAAAGCACCTGGAAAAAGATAAGTCCGACAAGATCCAGATAAGATAAAGATGAGCTGACCTTGTAGACAAAATACAAGAAGTAAAGAGCCGTTGTAGCTGCAAAAATAACGCCAATCCCAATAAAGCTGTTCATACTTATTAATGATAAGAAGCTTCCCACAAAGAATATTACTGCCCCGCTCCGAATTTGCTTCAAGCTATCCCCTTCTGAGTCTTTAGAAAAGAATAAAAGAGATAGCTCGTTTATTGTATCCGCAATCAGCTTCAAAGCAGAAAATACCATAAAAAATAAAAGCAAAAGAAGAATAATCAGCGAAAGCTTAATCCCGCCATCTGAAAAAAACTCCAACATTCCTGTGTAGATTCCAGATTTCTTAAGAAATTCAATTAAAACCTTTTCAACCCTTATCGAAAGAGAAAGACTAAACAAAATGATGGAAAGGAGCGGAAAATAGCTCATAAAGTATGTATTTCTCATGTATTCACCTTCGCTTAGTTCCTTCTAAACAGACTGCACAAGGAACGATTCTTCATCCTTCATTATTACGGAACCCATGCATTTAGACAATAGCAGGAATTTTACAATATTCATAATTAAATAGATTTCCGTACATTCTTAAATTAACAGGCATCCATTTAGTACAAGATTCATTGAATCATATCATTAAGAAAGGAAGATTCACCTCAATGTATATGGAGGAATAGCTAGGAGGATGAGTCTATCTCATCCTCCTACTTTATCTACTGGCTTAATCCTGATATACTCCCTTGGACCAAAAGGCTTATTATTAAAATACTTTCCTGGACCAAAAGGTTTGGTCTTATCCTCATTCACTCCATTATTGAGATTGCTAATTGGAAGTGTATTAAAATTTCCTTCTGGATATAAAAGTGGATCATTGATGTGCCGCTCTCCGTTACCATTTATTAACCATGCACTTATAAAGAGGATGATGAAGATTAAACATGAAGTGAAAATTTTTCTAGTCAAAATTGCACACCACCTTAAAATCTAGGATGTGTATTCTTTAGGAGAATTATTCACGCAACAAAATAATGAATAAAAAACACACTGAAATCTCTTGATTTTATTTTGTTTCCGAGTAATGAAAGAATGATTTTCAGCAGA from Bacillus sp. DTU_2020_1000418_1_SI_GHA_SEK_038 includes these protein-coding regions:
- a CDS encoding MalY/PatB family protein, which produces MKKFDFDQIINRENTSSVKWGLTKEVFGTNDVLPMWVADMDFEPPSEVKNALLDRVQHGVFGYTYPSSSTADSIKQWLQNRHSWKVESDWIQYNLGVVPSIAAAIEAYTAPGDKVMLQSPVYAPFFEMVKKNNREVVNSPLKLVDNRFEIDFTDFENRLKEGVKLFLLCNPHNPGGRVWTKEELQKIGELCYQYNCLILSDEIHSDLVFKTNKHIPIASLNNKFNEITITCIAPTKTFNLAGLQASAVIISNKELRNDFQKVLQRQGFYSLPTFGAIGMEAAYQHGDSWLNELLEYLHENIATAKSFIEKHLPSIKVMEPEGTYLLWLNCRELDLGDEEIRERLLYKGKLALEPGKKYGPGGEGFVRMNIACPREMLLDGLERLKKAFD
- a CDS encoding CoA-acylating methylmalonate-semialdehyde dehydrogenase — its product is MTNITEVKELTHFIEGKMIAGKSGRFSEVFNPATGEVIAKVPLASKEEVKDAIEKAEAAFPAWRDISVAKRAEVVMKFRHLLTENKDKLVELICTESGKTEEDAIGEITRGIESVDLAINAPHLMKGEYSVNVGGQINAYSAKYPLGVVTAISPFNFPIMVPLAQTCMAVAVGNAVILKASERVPMTALFMSELWKEAGLPDGIWTVINGDKEAVNELLENPAVQAVSFVGSTPVAHYIYETSAKYGKRVVALGGGKNNMVVMPDADLEQVANAFISAGYGAASQRCMAISTLMPVGQETADRLVEILKEKIDSLKVGAYTENVDYGPVISPQAKENILKAIDRSEEEGAKIICDGRDKAVTRNSKGFFLAPTLLDHVKPGMEIYDEEVFGPVRNIVRVDTLEEAIKLINQHELGNGVTIFTNNGLAARKFTTEIDVGMVGVNVPIPIPVGYHNFAGFKGSRFGDGQMFGPDQAKFYTKSKMISERWLSTSEDKSLSFAFPSNN
- a CDS encoding aspartate aminotransferase family protein, with protein sequence MGNVHITESLVTKDEKYLWNAMKPYNPQATTIIEKAKGAWLTDIEGNRYLDAMSGLWCVNVGYGREEIAKAAYDQLLENNYTPLSVSHPSAILLAEKISELLGGDYVVFFSNSGSEANETAFKIARQYFQQKGQGTRYKIVSRYRAYHGNSMGALAATGQAERKYKYEPLSPGFIHVKAPDQYRYNEDGYKNAADLPSVKAVDEVMTWEHSETIAAMILEPIITGGGVIMPPDDYLKGVKEVCEKHGALLIVDEVICGFGRTGKAFGHQHYGVQPDIITMAKGLTSAYMPLSATAVKREIYEEFTKSGNYDFFRHVNTFGGSPAACAVALKNLEIMDRENLFEQSSIMGEILVTELKDKISHCPYVGDIRGKGLLIGIELVEDRSTKNPLAVEKVNQVIAKCKEQGLIIGKNGVTVAGYNNILALSPPLNITLEEKDFILERLVQAIETL
- a CDS encoding PucR family transcriptional regulator gives rise to the protein MSYSLTVQDLFDRNHFQNVKVVAGHGGMLNTIKWVHILETKEIGTLIKGNELILTTGIQLISEENLFKFVKQLITKEAAALCIELVEHIQSVPKNVIELANRHNLPIIVFNEIVPFIEITQEIHSMLINQQYEMIKRLENYSQEINKLTLKITHYEHILMKLYKYLNINVAFIINGQQPLFIPNEKHEVYKNLRDKYEQKGEGSQFAKCEVNILEESYGEVCIFTNNRTINEFELLILDRTVTALSQYLLRSLYIEEKQNIHSRLLLESWLDGTVEDSVITNFLQEQGFHNLLNCSYFVLIDQIMNTKKEYDLNYYKLYSRNIFENKGFVLFLLEENQRLIYVIADIYGHDTKQRIIDCIEKIRNFRKNNNYINLSVTTAVGQIMNDYKLVHQSCETARDTLLIRKNALQLSYFYEDLYIHQLVLQIQKNKAIMDLAKNYLKPLYDYDAKNNGQLIVTLQVYLQCNCLKNETAKKLFIVRQTLYHRLSKIESLIGSDYMLPPKRLAVELMLLATQSNFQTTDLESLK
- a CDS encoding superoxide dismutase family protein, with amino-acid sequence MKKAWLLLPFFILTGCGEENIRNLDVEMFNAVGDSLGTINLEEQAKGVKLTLNLEGLPPGEHAMHIHENSKCEPPDFKSAGNHFNPEEKEHGLLHPKGAHAGDLPNLIVGEDGKVKDEIMAPQVSLKEGKQSLLTKDGTSIVIHDGKDDGMTQPAGDSGDRIACGSISKDKKK
- a CDS encoding kinase-associated lipoprotein B, giving the protein MGDLTVGDKVTAIYKTGKYIGEITDIRPQHFLVRVLAVAKHPMQGDLHNPKDANVQMFHERRALAYREQTNVPKQMVKPFDGEVPEFTASLREALDKMKQDLLEDASPWAERSLSNIEALEKDYFK
- the kapD gene encoding 3'-5' exonuclease KapD gives rise to the protein MGEECRYLFIDFEFTMPEKNGRYKGFYPEIIEAGIVSVTNDQILDQFSSFVSPVRFPKLSERCKSFLHISQEQVDQGISFIELVKKMKEMSGNQPCPIITWGNMDMRVLRNNCQQVGIPFPFKGKEVDLSMEYKRFFGDQNQTGLWKAVQEYGKEGTGKHHRALDDAMTTYNIFRLVEKDKKYLGKPEPTTIGDRVDFSKLLNKFA
- a CDS encoding transglycosylase domain-containing protein; its protein translation is MRTLTGYLIIAALVPCFLLLIFASGSEITKVKSFHHVLEEKINIKEISLSQASYMKAQNGTIISEIHRPYNRINLEFTEIPPFLIQLFIVSEDQHFYDHVGFDLTSIGRALAINMKSNEIEQGASTITQQLARNLFLNNEKSYNRKLSELLYSYEIERKYTKEEILKLYINAIYFQNGAYGIEAASELYFQKKTKELSKAELAFLAAIPNNPSLYNPVNNFEQTKERQERLIDQLSNHQVITAQEGEKIKSEPILLSMKERTDLFPDYVTYAEAELKELIGLQEGFTSKLLSAKTEKEKNELDIKLDKRLEEVVASGIIIETALDTAIQNRAKNAVTRNLPYPEIQGAAAVIDHETHQLVALVGGKEYKKHDFNRGFQAYRQPGSAIKPLLVYAPYFERTHASLGKKINANSFCKNGYCPQNYGGGQYGTVTLEQAFIHSYNTPAVRILDTIGISNGFKDLANFHFRMVSKSDYTLAAAIGGFSYGMTPLELTSAYTVFANDGQYQSARAIKKVTNTNGELLYSWSDPKIQVWNKDTTDKVRQLLRKTVQNGTARKAYLSTGYSGGKTGTTNDYKDYWFIGLTDQYTAGVWVGKDMPENIAYLESAAPQQHIWKEIMSEH